One genomic segment of Theobroma cacao cultivar B97-61/B2 chromosome 6, Criollo_cocoa_genome_V2, whole genome shotgun sequence includes these proteins:
- the LOC18596490 gene encoding F-box/kelch-repeat protein At1g30090, giving the protein MQRVRLSSQQALVHKLGDSQMTLSPKFRLAVIQSSLLNPSSEFELSLQGEPLIPGLPDDVALNCLLRLPVESHAACRAVSKRWHLLLGNKERFFTRRKELGFKDPWLFVFAFHKGTGKIQWQVLDLTHFSWHTIPAMPCKDKVCPHGFRCVSIPCKAALFVCGGMVSDVDCPLDLVLKYEIQKNRWTVMNKMITARSFFASGMINGLIYVAGGNSADLFELDSAEVLDPTKGSWHPIASMGTNMASYDSAVLNGKLLVTEGWLWPFFVSPRGQVYDPRTNNWESMAVGLREGWTGSSVVVYGHLFVVSEIERMKLKVYDPDSDSWETIEGPPLPEQICKPFAVNACDNRIYVVGRNLHVAVGYISSLNRTSSSEKKQSFSVRWHVVDAPERLSDLTPSSSQVLFA; this is encoded by the coding sequence ATGCAAAGGGTTCGATTATCGTCCCAACAGGCACTTGTGCATAAGCTAGGGGATTCTCAGATGACATTATCCCCAAAATTCAGATTAGCTGTGATTCAATCTTCATTGTTGAACCCTTCATCAGAGTTTGAGCTGTCACTTCAGGGAGAGCCCCTTATTCCAGGCCTTCCTGATGATGTTGCCCTTAATTGTCTCCTTCGGCTTCCAGTTGAGAGCCATGCAGCTTGCAGAGCTGTAAGCAAGCGATGGCATCTTCTGCTTGGTAATAAAGAGCGGTTTTTTACCCGAAGGAAGGAATTAGGTTTCAAAGACCCTTGGCTCTTCGTGTTTGCCTTCCACAAAGGCACTGGGAAAATTCAGTGGCAGGTTCTTGACCTTACCCACTTCTCTTGGCATACTATTCCAGCAATGCCATGCAAAGATAAAGTTTGTCCCCATGGCTTTAGGTGCGTTTCAATTCCTTGCAAGGCTGCTCTCTTTGTTTGTGGGGGTATGGTCTCTGATGTGGATTGCCCCCTTGACTTGGTGTTGAAGTATGAGATTCAAAAAAACCGTTGGACTGTGATGAATAAGATGATTACTGCTAGGTCATTTTTTGCAAGTGGCATGATTAATGGGTTGATATATGTAGCTGGGGGAAACAGTGCAGATCTTTTCGAGCTTGACTCAGCAGAGGTTTTGGATCCAACAAAAGGGAGTTGGCATCCAATTGCAAGCATGGGGACAAATATGGCATCTTATGATTCTGCAGTTCTCAATGGAAAGCTTCTTGTGACAGAAGGCTGGTTGTGGCCATTCTTTGTCTCTCCAAGGGGTCAGGTTTATGATCCAAGAACTAATAATTGGGAGAGTATGGCTGTGGGATTGAGGGAAGGGTGGACTGGCTCAAGTGTGGTGGTATATGGGCACTTATTTGTGGTTTCTGAGATCGAAAGAATGAAGCTTAAGGTTTATGATCCAGACAGTGATTCCTGGGAAACGATAGAAGGTCCCCCATTACCGGAGCAGATATGCAAACCTTTTGCTGTCAATGCATGTGATAACAGAATTTATGTTGTGGGTCGCAACCTTCATGTAGCTGTAGGCTATATCTCAAGCCTGAATCGAACAAGCAGCTCTGAGAAGAAGCAGAGCTTCAGTGTTCGGTGGCATGTTGTTGATGCCCCAGAACGTTTATCCGACTTGACACCCTCAAGTTCTCAGGTTCTGTTTGCTTAG